Proteins from a single region of Oncorhynchus nerka isolate Pitt River linkage group LG18, Oner_Uvic_2.0, whole genome shotgun sequence:
- the LOC115121409 gene encoding equilibrative nucleobase transporter 1-like isoform X2 — translation MLGCGGGGVGLRYRLTLATGLVECLCFAGVVFGWASLVFVLKTDGYFTDLCVNLTTGPNSTVETDCSGQDEQFSLVFTVTSFMNNFLTLPNGFIFDRFGTMATRLLGICLYTTGTLMVAFSSSALSMLLFPALSFIAVGGILFLITNIQVGNLFGSHRSTIITLYNGAFDSSSAVFLIIKVMYEGGVSLRSSFLILSVCSVIHLLRTFFLMPNTHIPYPLPEGFTYGVSPGKSNSYNVEEIEKTRETGMTSEGEGPAETDDMPLQPDDGQQSEDSGKVASFRSCVQSWFFLWHLVWLSVMQLRHYLFIGTLNPMLNRLADNDSALVSQYTNAFAFTQLCGVLCAPWNGLIMDRHKGKPLAPGETDKEADLRSSSLSLFLTSLQCLLFSICASSPLLPLQYLTFILQVLNRSFLYGGNAAFISIAFPGVHFGKLYGLVMSLSAVVSLLQYPCFALVKGALGGDPFYVNIALTLLTLLAFIHPINIFYHCRKLTNQREDMAGGAAITLAEAKM, via the exons ATGCTGGGATGCGGTGGGGGTGGAGTGGGGTTGCGGTACAGGCTGACCCTGGCCACAGGGCTGGTGGAGTGTCTGTGTTTTGCCGGCGTGGTCTTCGGCTGGGCATCGCTGGTCTTCGTCCTGAAGACAGATGGATACTTCACTGACCTGTGTGTCAATCTGACTACTGGACCCAACAGTACAGTGGAAACAG actgtaGTGGACAGGATGAACAGTTCTCTCTGGTCTTCACCGTCACCTCCTTCATGAACAACTTCCTCACGCTTCCCAACGGATTCATCTTCGACCGCTTCGGCACCATGGCAACGAGGCTTCTGGGAAT ATGTCTCTACACCACTGGTACACTGATGGTTGCCTTCTCCAGTTCAG ctCTGTCCATGCTGCTGTTCCCAGCCCTGTCTTTCATCGCAGTGGGAGGTATATTGTTCCTCATcacaaacatacag GTTGGGAACCTATTTGGCTCCCATCGTTCCACCATCATCACCCTCTATAATGGAGCCTTCGACTCTTCCTCGGCTGTCTTCCTCATCATCAAG gTGATGTATGAAGGAGGGGTCTCCCTCCGCTCCTCcttcctcattctctctgtctgcagtgtCATCCACCTCCTCAGGACGTTCTTCCTCATGCCCAACACCCACATTCCCTACCCACTCCCTGAGGGCTTCACCTATGG CGTAAGCCCTGGAAAGTCCAACAGCTACAACGTAGAGGAGATTGAGAAGACGCGAGAGACGGGGATGACATCGgagggggaggggccagctgagacCGACGACATGCCCCTACAGCCTGATGATGGGCAGCAGTCGGAAGACTCTGGGAAAG tggccAGTTTCAGGAGCTGTGTGCAGTCGTGGTTCTTCCTGTGGCATCTGGTGTGGCTGTCTGTCATGCAGCTGAGACACTACCTCTTCATCGGAACACTGAACCCCATGCTCAACCGGCTGGCCGACAACGACTCAGCTCTGG tgaGTCAGTACACCAATGCCTTTGCCTTCACCCAGCTGTGTGGGGTCCTCTGTGCTCCCTGGAACGGCCTCATCATGGACAGACACAAGGGGAAGCCTCTGGCTCCAG GAGAAACAGATAAAGAGGCAGACCtgcgctcctcctctctctccctcttcctcacctccctccagtgcctcctcttctccatctgcgcctcctctcctctcctccctctccagtacCTCACCTTCATCCTGCAGGTCCTCAACCGCTCCTTCCTCTACGGAGGCAACGCGGCCTTCATCAGCATCGC TTTTCCTGGGGTCCACTTTGGGAAGCTGTATGGTTTGGTGATGTCTCTGTCTGCCGTGGTGTCACTGCTGCAGTACCCATGTTTCGCCCTGGTCAAAGGAGCCCTAGGTGGAGACCCCTTCTAT GTGAACATCGCTCTGACTCTCCTCACTCTACTGGCGTTCATCCATCCAATCAACATCTTCTACCACTGCAGGAAACTGACCAATCAGAGGGAGGATATGGCCGGCGGTGCTGCCATCACATTGGCTGAGGCCAAAATGTAG
- the LOC115115808 gene encoding B-cell lymphoma/leukemia 11A-like: MSETVMFQTQLSSIMEALSTAAMAEITKLVDEYSAFLRGELSRKKHDNEILMKKLKVVENRHRKRTSTIEHGGDGVGTVLRERLWNGGSLPHHTPQTNREHKPDPVFTQQGCSSEWSNGPAAREGLRTDETTVTDKTAEPVIIKQERLEEDGPGECGAPNELRMNAPERSTTPLVARQPHPTDQSSFEEDWGFQSTPPGGRDELTDSMEHNIEVEHRTMGHHIEQEHRTMGHHIEQEHRTMGHHIELEHRTLDHDLSSSSHCLDQEQPVVVEICLKREPESPCPDLNPLPGGEPGLEVDQGDLGQTYPEYAALNLGYGGYTDTSGLFFTYSSENQLQHTSSLTTTTDDYASFPGKNSVTFMPGHHGDQRGNGGTVRIRAPLSKEKEGRFVCKHCGKGFPYISCLKRHALNHTRERTHHCSMCGRSFIRPSHLRRHELLHTGVRPFACALCGRHFSHGAHLRAHMKTHT, from the exons ATGTCGGAGACCGTAATGTTTCAGACGCAGTTGTCGTCCATCATGGAAGCTCTATCCACCGCCGCCATGGCGGAGATAACCAAACTGGTGGACGAGTACTCCGCGTTTTTACGTGGGGAACTGTCACGTAAAAAACACGATAACGAAATCCTGATGAAAAAGCTGAAAGTAGTTGAAAACCGGCACCGGAAAAGGACATCTACGATTGAACACGGTGGGGACGGAGTTGGCACTGTGCTGCGCGAGAGACTTTGGAACGGGGGTTCCCTACCGCACCACACGCCCC AAACCAACAGAGAACACAAGCCCGACCCAGTCTTTACGCAGCAGGGTTGCAGCAGCGAGTGGAGTAATGGACCCGCGGCGCGGGAGGGACTAAGGACGGACGAG ACCACTGTAACAGACAAGACGGCTGAACCAGTTATCATCAAACAAGAGAGACTGGAGGAGGACGGCCCAGGGGAATGTGGTGCTCCAAATGAACTGAGGATGAATG CTCCTGAGCGTTCCACCACTCCACTGGTCGCCCGGCAACCGCATCCCACTGATCAGAGCAGTTTTGAGGAGGACTGGGGGTTCCAGAGTACACCACCAGGGGGTAGAGATGAGCTCACTGACTCTATGGAACACAACATAGAAGTGGAACATAGAACTATGGGACACCACATAGAACAGGAACATAGAACTATGGGACACCACATAGAACAGGAACATAGAACTATGGGACACCACATAGAACTGGAACATAGAACTCTGGACCATGACCTCAGTAGCAGCTCTCACTGCCTTGACCAGGAACAGCCTGTAGTAGTTGAGATCTGCctcaagagggagccagagagccCATGTCCAGACCTCAACCCACTACCGGGAGGAGAACCAGGCCTGGAGGTCGACCAGGGGGATCTGGGCCAAACGTACCCCGAGTATGCAGCACTGAACCTGGGGTACGGTGGCTACACAGACACCTCTGGTCTATTTTTCACCTACTCGTCAGAAAACCAACTACAACACACTTCCTCCTTGACAACGACCACAGACGATTACGCATCGTTCCCGGGGAAAAACTCTGTCACCTTCATGCCTGGTCACCATGGAGACCAAAGAGGAAATGGTGGGACTGTCAGAATTCGAGCTCCCCTCAgtaaagagaaggaggggaggttCGTATGCAAACATTGTGGGAAGGGTTTCCCCTACATCAGCTGCCTTAAGCGGCACGCCCTCAACCACACGAGAGAGAGGACGCATCACTGCTCCATGTGTGGGCGGAGCTTCATCAGACCCAGTCACCTGAGGAGGCATGAACTGCTGCACACGGGGGTCCGACCCTTCGCCTGCGCACTATGTGGACGCCACTTCTCGCATGGCGCACACCTCCGAGCTCACATGAAGACACACACGTGA
- the LOC115121408 gene encoding zinc finger protein 736-like isoform X2, protein MMKAHALCHLTEQPHPCPQCDNFFRTVYDQSSAGDTRPFLCEKCPKAFRTARILHNHKVHHMEDSDHAFEDCNKTPHHLKLHSEDKPSVCPDRGKGFLWPDRLHRRTHVTEPKSGKIHVPAGVHQGVTP, encoded by the exons ATGATGAAGGCACACGCCCTGTGCCACCTGACTGAGCAACCTCACCCGTGTCCCCAGTGTGACAATTTCTTTAGAACAGTGTATGATCAGTCATCAGCTGGTGACACAAGGCCCTTCCTGTGTGAGAAGTGTCCCAAGGCCTTCAGGACAGCCAGGATTCTGCATAACCACAAG GTCCACCACATGGAGGACAGTGACCACGCCTTTGAGGACTGCAACAAGACACCCCACCACCTGAAGCTCCACTCAGAGGACAAGCCCTCCGTTTGTCCCGACCGTGGCAAGGGATTCCTCTGGCCCGACCGCCTCCACCGCCGTACCCACGTTACAGAGCCCAAGTCCGGGAAGATCCATGTGCCTGCGGGCGTTCACCAGGGAGTGACACCTTAA
- the LOC115121409 gene encoding equilibrative nucleobase transporter 1-like isoform X1, whose protein sequence is MLGCGGGGVGLRYRLTLATGLVECLCFAGVVFGWASLVFVLKTDGYFTDLCVNLTTGPNSTVETDCSGQDEQFSLVFTVTSFMNNFLTLPNGFIFDRFGTMATRLLGICLYTTLCTSALYSPQMSLHLFMYLCSVFPSDVSPPLYVPLLCIPLRCLYTSLCTSALYSPQMSLHLFMYLCSVFPSDVSTPLYVPLLCIPLRCLYTTGTLMVAFSSSALSMLLFPALSFIAVGGILFLITNIQVGNLFGSHRSTIITLYNGAFDSSSAVFLIIKVMYEGGVSLRSSFLILSVCSVIHLLRTFFLMPNTHIPYPLPEGFTYGVSPGKSNSYNVEEIEKTRETGMTSEGEGPAETDDMPLQPDDGQQSEDSGKVASFRSCVQSWFFLWHLVWLSVMQLRHYLFIGTLNPMLNRLADNDSALVSQYTNAFAFTQLCGVLCAPWNGLIMDRHKGKPLAPGETDKEADLRSSSLSLFLTSLQCLLFSICASSPLLPLQYLTFILQVLNRSFLYGGNAAFISIAFPGVHFGKLYGLVMSLSAVVSLLQYPCFALVKGALGGDPFYVNIALTLLTLLAFIHPINIFYHCRKLTNQREDMAGGAAITLAEAKM, encoded by the exons ATGCTGGGATGCGGTGGGGGTGGAGTGGGGTTGCGGTACAGGCTGACCCTGGCCACAGGGCTGGTGGAGTGTCTGTGTTTTGCCGGCGTGGTCTTCGGCTGGGCATCGCTGGTCTTCGTCCTGAAGACAGATGGATACTTCACTGACCTGTGTGTCAATCTGACTACTGGACCCAACAGTACAGTGGAAACAG actgtaGTGGACAGGATGAACAGTTCTCTCTGGTCTTCACCGTCACCTCCTTCATGAACAACTTCCTCACGCTTCCCAACGGATTCATCTTCGACCGCTTCGGCACCATGGCAACGAGGCTTCTGGGAAT ATGTCTCTACACCACTTTATGTACCTCTGCTCTGTATTCCCCTCAGATGTCTCTACACCTCTTTATGTACCTCTGCTCTGTATTCCCCTCAGATGTCTCTCCACCTCTTTATGTACCTCTGCTCTGTATTCCCCTCAGATGTCTCTACACCTCTTTATGTACCTCTGCTCTGTATTCCCCTCAGATGTCTCTCCACCTCTTTATGTACCTCTGCTCTGTATTCCCCTCAGATGTCTCTACACCTCTTTATGTACCTCTGCTCTGTATTCCCCTCAGATGTCTCTACACCACTGGTACACTGATGGTTGCCTTCTCCAGTTCAG ctCTGTCCATGCTGCTGTTCCCAGCCCTGTCTTTCATCGCAGTGGGAGGTATATTGTTCCTCATcacaaacatacag GTTGGGAACCTATTTGGCTCCCATCGTTCCACCATCATCACCCTCTATAATGGAGCCTTCGACTCTTCCTCGGCTGTCTTCCTCATCATCAAG gTGATGTATGAAGGAGGGGTCTCCCTCCGCTCCTCcttcctcattctctctgtctgcagtgtCATCCACCTCCTCAGGACGTTCTTCCTCATGCCCAACACCCACATTCCCTACCCACTCCCTGAGGGCTTCACCTATGG CGTAAGCCCTGGAAAGTCCAACAGCTACAACGTAGAGGAGATTGAGAAGACGCGAGAGACGGGGATGACATCGgagggggaggggccagctgagacCGACGACATGCCCCTACAGCCTGATGATGGGCAGCAGTCGGAAGACTCTGGGAAAG tggccAGTTTCAGGAGCTGTGTGCAGTCGTGGTTCTTCCTGTGGCATCTGGTGTGGCTGTCTGTCATGCAGCTGAGACACTACCTCTTCATCGGAACACTGAACCCCATGCTCAACCGGCTGGCCGACAACGACTCAGCTCTGG tgaGTCAGTACACCAATGCCTTTGCCTTCACCCAGCTGTGTGGGGTCCTCTGTGCTCCCTGGAACGGCCTCATCATGGACAGACACAAGGGGAAGCCTCTGGCTCCAG GAGAAACAGATAAAGAGGCAGACCtgcgctcctcctctctctccctcttcctcacctccctccagtgcctcctcttctccatctgcgcctcctctcctctcctccctctccagtacCTCACCTTCATCCTGCAGGTCCTCAACCGCTCCTTCCTCTACGGAGGCAACGCGGCCTTCATCAGCATCGC TTTTCCTGGGGTCCACTTTGGGAAGCTGTATGGTTTGGTGATGTCTCTGTCTGCCGTGGTGTCACTGCTGCAGTACCCATGTTTCGCCCTGGTCAAAGGAGCCCTAGGTGGAGACCCCTTCTAT GTGAACATCGCTCTGACTCTCCTCACTCTACTGGCGTTCATCCATCCAATCAACATCTTCTACCACTGCAGGAAACTGACCAATCAGAGGGAGGATATGGCCGGCGGTGCTGCCATCACATTGGCTGAGGCCAAAATGTAG